In one Rhodohalobacter sp. 614A genomic region, the following are encoded:
- the dacB gene encoding D-alanyl-D-alanine carboxypeptidase/D-alanyl-D-alanine endopeptidase — MIGILFLGVSSGHSQTQVSDTILNLITTSRASNALWAVQVRDGSGKVIESYNADKIIRPASNLKLISSGAYLDILGPEFRFSTKLYGHGMQSDSIWTGDLVVEGSGDPSIDGTFYEDDPLFLFEKWTEILKRKGIKKINGNLVGYDGLFDDVPYPEGWEWSDLSFYYAPEISALSFNSNVVDLEVIADGPVGSIPDIQWFPFNTPYVEFVNEQQITPRGTEYDESYRRVLGTNVIILRSTLPQGYYETEPLSVLEPAYYFMDTFQRYLERSGIEVTGQIFIDKNYYLDQSGMALLDDHRSEPLHKLIQWMNRESDNFYTEMFLKKTVAEVYGVQGSTELGLQMLKDYMREMGFDTTLVSLRDASGMAPATLLKAEDFNQYLLKVKEKDYFSYLYESLSVGGVNGTLSHRFRNSTVHGNFYGKTGFVSGVRALSGYLDTNSGQELIVSIFTNNYTARTSHVDLIHQRILEYLYSEY; from the coding sequence TTGATAGGGATTCTCTTTTTAGGCGTTTCCTCCGGTCATTCCCAAACGCAGGTTTCCGATACTATTCTGAACCTGATTACAACCAGCCGAGCATCAAACGCCCTTTGGGCTGTCCAGGTAAGGGATGGCAGCGGTAAAGTGATAGAAAGTTATAACGCGGATAAAATCATCCGTCCGGCTTCCAATCTCAAGTTGATAAGCTCGGGAGCCTATCTCGATATCCTGGGACCTGAATTTCGTTTTTCAACAAAACTCTACGGACATGGAATGCAGTCAGACAGTATCTGGACGGGAGATCTTGTTGTGGAAGGTTCCGGTGATCCCTCTATCGACGGAACGTTTTATGAAGATGATCCGCTCTTTCTTTTTGAAAAATGGACTGAAATCCTGAAGCGAAAAGGAATCAAAAAAATAAATGGAAATTTGGTAGGATATGATGGCTTGTTTGATGACGTTCCGTATCCGGAAGGGTGGGAGTGGAGTGATTTGTCATTTTATTATGCACCCGAAATCAGTGCGCTCTCTTTTAACTCCAATGTAGTGGATCTTGAGGTAATTGCCGACGGACCGGTTGGCTCCATTCCTGATATCCAGTGGTTTCCATTCAACACACCTTATGTTGAATTTGTGAATGAGCAACAAATCACACCGCGGGGAACTGAGTATGATGAATCGTACCGGCGCGTTTTGGGAACGAATGTCATCATTCTTCGAAGTACACTGCCGCAAGGATATTATGAAACCGAGCCGTTATCCGTACTGGAACCGGCTTATTATTTTATGGATACATTTCAACGATATCTTGAAAGAAGCGGGATCGAAGTTACAGGGCAAATTTTCATCGACAAGAACTATTATTTGGATCAATCCGGGATGGCTCTGCTGGATGATCACAGGTCTGAGCCGTTGCATAAACTCATTCAATGGATGAACCGGGAGAGCGATAACTTCTACACCGAAATGTTTCTGAAAAAAACGGTGGCGGAAGTATACGGAGTTCAGGGTTCTACAGAACTCGGTCTTCAAATGCTCAAAGATTATATGCGTGAAATGGGATTTGATACAACATTGGTCAGCCTCCGCGATGCTTCCGGAATGGCTCCGGCTACACTTTTAAAGGCGGAGGATTTTAACCAATACCTTTTAAAGGTGAAAGAGAAAGACTATTTTTCGTACCTATATGAATCTCTTTCTGTTGGAGGAGTGAACGGAACGTTGAGCCACCGGTTCAGAAACAGTACGGTTCACGGCAATTTTTATGGCAAAACGGGATTCGTTTCAGGGGTAAGAGCCCTCTCCGGGTATCTGGATACAAATTCCGGGCAGGAGCTGATCGTATCGATCTTTACAAATAACTACACCGCCAGAACCTCTCATGTAGATTTGATTCACCAGCGAATTCTCGAATATCTTTATTCTGAATATTAA
- a CDS encoding PTS sugar transporter subunit IIA, with translation MNIYSLINQSTILANLQVQNKEELLHKMVDVLKKKVNENQLKDIRDAVFEREEIMSTGVGKNLAIPHGKVASIEENYGSFAVLKDPIEYDSIDGKPVKMAFLLVGPAGENRLHIKLLSRISRLMNSTTFRETLSECQNAEEIYKAFHDEEVKYFGS, from the coding sequence ATGAACATCTACTCACTCATTAATCAGTCCACCATTCTTGCAAATCTACAGGTTCAAAATAAAGAAGAGCTTCTTCACAAGATGGTTGATGTGTTGAAGAAAAAGGTAAACGAAAATCAATTGAAAGACATTCGGGACGCCGTTTTTGAAAGAGAAGAAATCATGTCTACCGGGGTGGGAAAAAATCTCGCCATTCCTCACGGGAAGGTAGCTTCCATCGAGGAAAATTATGGAAGCTTCGCAGTCTTGAAAGATCCTATTGAATATGATTCTATTGATGGAAAACCTGTAAAAATGGCTTTTTTATTGGTAGGTCCGGCCGGAGAAAACAGGTTGCATATCAAACTTTTAAGCCGGATTTCCCGGTTAATGAACAGCACAACTTTCAGAGAAACACTTTCTGAATGCCAAAATGCCGAAGAGATATACAAGGCTTTTCATGACGAGGAAGTAAAATATTTCGGTTCCTGA
- a CDS encoding heme exporter protein CcmB has protein sequence MIQAAAAILKKEITQELRTKYALNTILAFTGATLLLILFTLRAHQMDPTPKSGLVWIIILFASMTGMTRSFVQEAEKKTWAFLQLHANATEVYLGKLIYNFLFLLLLHVFTFFFYLIMMDMAIQSHLYFMSAIIFGAASLASVTTLTSAMIAQADRKGALFSVLCIPLVVPLLLILTRVTRFALIEGAASGALNDLAALVGYCGVTITAGILLFDYIWND, from the coding sequence ATGATTCAAGCTGCAGCCGCCATATTAAAAAAAGAGATCACCCAGGAATTGCGCACCAAGTATGCGCTCAACACCATTCTTGCATTTACAGGTGCCACTTTGCTGTTGATTTTGTTCACGCTCCGGGCGCATCAAATGGACCCGACTCCCAAAAGCGGTCTTGTTTGGATTATCATTTTATTCGCATCCATGACGGGAATGACGCGCTCTTTTGTGCAGGAAGCGGAAAAAAAAACATGGGCTTTTTTACAGCTTCATGCAAATGCAACTGAAGTTTATCTTGGCAAACTGATCTACAACTTCCTGTTTTTGCTGTTGCTGCACGTTTTTACCTTTTTCTTCTATTTGATTATGATGGACATGGCCATCCAGAGCCATCTCTATTTTATGAGTGCCATCATTTTTGGTGCGGCATCGCTGGCCTCCGTAACCACGCTCACTTCTGCAATGATTGCCCAGGCCGACCGGAAAGGCGCGCTTTTTTCTGTTCTTTGCATTCCGCTTGTTGTTCCTCTTCTCCTTATCTTAACCCGTGTTACACGTTTTGCGTTGATTGAAGGAGCCGCAAGCGGAGCTCTGAATGATCTGGCTGCTTTGGTTGGGTATTGCGGAGTTACAATTACAGCGGGTATTTTACTTTTTGATTACATCTGGAATGATTAG